A stretch of Borrelia turcica IST7 DNA encodes these proteins:
- a CDS encoding MIP/aquaporin family protein, whose protein sequence is MVYTRSKEFASEFLGTFILLALGTGSVAMTVLFPSSPTVVGEVIKGGYTNIVFGWGLGVTFGVYTAARISGAHLNPAVSIGLAVTGRFPMSKLFHYIIAQMLGAFFGALMTLMVFYPKWIEIDPTFETTQGIMSTFPAVPGFLPGFIDQIFGTFLLMFLVLVVGQFVKEGAKNPFFPFIIGAIVLSIGISFGGMNGYAINPARDLGPRLLLLVAGFKNHGLDDICITLIPVLGPIIGAVLGAIVYGFTLEEKEKS, encoded by the coding sequence ATGGTTTATACACGCTCTAAAGAATTTGCTTCAGAATTCTTAGGCACATTTATTCTATTAGCACTTGGAACAGGTTCAGTAGCTATGACAGTATTATTTCCATCAAGTCCTACTGTGGTAGGAGAAGTAATAAAGGGGGGCTATACCAATATCGTATTTGGATGGGGTTTGGGTGTAACATTTGGTGTTTACACAGCTGCAAGAATTAGCGGAGCCCATTTAAATCCTGCTGTTAGCATTGGACTAGCTGTCACTGGAAGATTCCCGATGTCAAAACTCTTTCACTACATCATAGCTCAAATGCTTGGAGCTTTCTTTGGAGCTCTAATGACATTAATGGTATTTTATCCTAAATGGATAGAAATAGACCCTACTTTTGAAACTACTCAAGGTATTATGTCTACTTTCCCTGCTGTTCCTGGTTTTTTGCCTGGATTTATTGATCAAATATTTGGAACATTCTTATTGATGTTTTTAGTTTTAGTTGTCGGGCAGTTTGTAAAAGAAGGAGCTAAAAATCCATTCTTTCCGTTTATTATTGGAGCAATAGTGTTGTCTATTGGAATAAGCTTTGGGGGTATGAATGGTTACGCTATTAACCCAGCAAGAGATTTAGGACCAAGATTACTACTATTAGTGGCTGGTTTTAAAAACCACGGTCTTGATGACATTTGTATAACTCTCATTCCTGTATTAGGTCCAATAATTGGTGCTGTTTTGGGTGCTATAGTTTATGGGTTTACTTTAGAAGAGAAAGAAAAATCTTAA
- a CDS encoding HU family DNA-binding protein yields the protein MSFSRRPKITKSDIIDLIDLNIKNNNEKIEKKYIKLVVDAFFEELKNSLCLNNVIEFRSFGTFEVRKRKGRQNARNPQTGEYVRVDDHYVAYFRPGKDLKERVWGYKG from the coding sequence ATGTCTTTTTCAAGAAGACCCAAGATTACTAAGTCGGATATTATTGATCTTATAGATTTAAATATTAAAAATAATAATGAAAAAATAGAAAAAAAATATATAAAACTTGTAGTTGATGCTTTTTTTGAAGAGCTTAAGAATAGCCTTTGTCTTAATAATGTCATAGAATTTAGGTCTTTTGGTACATTTGAGGTTAGAAAGAGGAAGGGACGTCAGAATGCTCGTAATCCTCAGACTGGTGAGTATGTTAGAGTTGATGATCACTATGTGGCTTATTTTCGTCCAGGCAAAGACTTAAAAGAGCGAGTATGGGGATATAAGGGATAG
- the rpsT gene encoding 30S ribosomal protein S20, which translates to MGNNPSALKRVRQNLKRNLRNSSVKSELKTIEKRCIGMVRDGKREEALEFFKFVTKKLDTAARKRIIHRNKAARKKSNLSTLLLK; encoded by the coding sequence TTGGGAAATAATCCATCAGCATTAAAGAGGGTGCGGCAGAACTTAAAGAGAAATCTGAGAAATTCAAGTGTTAAGAGCGAATTAAAGACTATAGAAAAGCGTTGTATTGGGATGGTAAGAGACGGAAAACGTGAGGAAGCTTTGGAATTTTTTAAGTTTGTTACAAAAAAATTAGATACTGCTGCGAGGAAAAGAATTATTCATAGGAATAAAGCTGCTCGTAAGAAATCAAATTTGAGTACTTTGCTATTAAAATAA
- the lnt gene encoding apolipoprotein N-acyltransferase: MKTKYLYLALFSGILTTLAIPNEIKETGFSTIGLFAYIPLFIALIQIKDKKTLISITVFYFLVANSLQNFWLAFFHYFGLLTFLGAIVGYMPYSFVLGYLLYYSLKTFKNKTLILAMLFTLYDYSKSVGFSAYPWGFSAFMVSNFNDLIQVADIFGVFFVSFIVYFFNAGLANLLIKQSKMNISSALFSTMLIVASFTYGMIKKIEINPILNKEIDTLSIAAVQLNIDPWLPGNYKESVQRSIKLTKEALKENPDTELVLWSEGVLTFPFNSYKEYIHHNLDLLALYDSINELILESKSHFVIGSPSNINQRLRTHQNSVYAIKPNLTIENIYSKIFLVPFAEKVPFYNYELVREFFIKNFGISGQTSGNKLEIFKLKKFRLALLICYDDAFTDLARAYKKQGANLLLNFSNDSWSNTNSSEWQHFVVAKFRSIENGIKTIRATNSGITTIINEYGENIKSLETFKEGYLTSKIKLSPKVITIYEHIGDLFIYMLAIMLVIMTLRFYFIEERTHLSPFL; this comes from the coding sequence ATGAAAACAAAATATCTCTATCTAGCCTTATTCTCCGGCATTCTTACAACTTTAGCAATTCCAAACGAAATAAAAGAAACAGGATTTTCAACTATTGGTCTTTTTGCATACATACCACTTTTCATTGCATTAATTCAAATAAAAGACAAAAAAACTTTAATTAGCATAACTGTCTTTTATTTTTTGGTAGCAAATAGCCTACAAAATTTTTGGCTTGCTTTTTTTCATTACTTTGGGTTATTAACATTCTTGGGAGCAATAGTAGGGTACATGCCTTACTCTTTTGTGTTAGGATATTTGTTATATTATTCTCTTAAAACTTTTAAGAATAAAACATTAATTTTAGCTATGCTTTTTACTCTTTACGATTACTCAAAGTCCGTTGGATTCTCAGCATATCCTTGGGGATTCTCAGCTTTTATGGTTAGTAACTTCAATGATTTAATACAAGTAGCTGATATTTTTGGAGTCTTTTTTGTATCATTTATTGTTTATTTTTTTAACGCAGGACTTGCAAATCTTTTAATAAAACAAAGTAAAATGAACATATCAAGTGCCCTTTTCTCTACGATGTTAATAGTTGCATCTTTTACTTATGGAATGATTAAAAAAATAGAAATAAATCCAATATTAAACAAAGAAATAGATACTCTGAGTATTGCAGCAGTTCAACTTAATATTGACCCCTGGTTGCCTGGAAATTATAAAGAAAGTGTTCAAAGATCTATTAAGCTTACAAAAGAAGCTTTAAAAGAAAATCCAGATACGGAACTTGTACTATGGAGTGAAGGGGTACTAACCTTTCCCTTTAATTCTTATAAAGAATATATTCATCATAATTTAGACTTACTTGCACTATACGATTCAATAAATGAATTGATATTAGAAAGCAAATCTCACTTTGTTATTGGTTCACCTTCAAACATAAACCAAAGATTAAGAACACATCAAAATTCGGTCTATGCAATAAAACCTAACCTTACTATAGAAAATATATATTCTAAGATATTTTTAGTTCCATTTGCAGAAAAAGTACCATTTTACAATTATGAACTTGTAAGAGAATTTTTTATTAAAAATTTTGGAATCTCAGGGCAAACTAGTGGAAATAAGCTTGAAATATTTAAATTAAAGAAATTCCGTTTAGCTCTTTTAATATGTTATGATGATGCATTTACTGACCTTGCAAGAGCTTATAAAAAACAAGGTGCAAATTTATTACTAAACTTCTCAAACGATTCTTGGTCAAATACAAATTCATCGGAATGGCAACATTTTGTAGTAGCGAAATTTAGAAGCATAGAAAATGGCATTAAAACAATTAGAGCCACAAATTCTGGAATAACTACAATAATCAATGAATATGGAGAAAACATAAAAAGTTTAGAAACATTTAAAGAAGGATACTTAACTTCCAAAATCAAACTGTCTCCAAAGGTCATAACAATTTACGAACATATTGGAGACTTATTTATATACATGCTAGCAATAATGCTTGTAATAATGACACTAAGATTTTATTTTATTGAAGAAAGAACCCATTTATCACCCTTTCTTTGA
- a CDS encoding HAD family hydrolase, with amino-acid sequence MNVKAVVTDLNGTLLLPNGTMGNFTKNVINQLIEEGKKFFIATGRSKNEIKGLVQSFNLHETNYITLNGGRVYDFNWKELISYDLEPLVVEDILRDKNFKYKDFIHCIYKIKDQEDKLYININDLQKINTEDNLIDKSNRKFENIEKFEDFKNIVALIISHQEEKLLEYENILLQKYKGNINTFLSNPTTLEIVNIGASKGKAIKVITNRYKIDLSEVVAFGNGFNDLDMLSTSGKGIMTENANEKLKKALPNIEVIAPSWNESVAHYINNNILINPIKITES; translated from the coding sequence ATGAATGTCAAGGCCGTAGTAACCGATTTGAATGGAACACTGCTGCTTCCTAATGGAACAATGGGGAATTTTACAAAAAATGTCATTAATCAACTCATTGAGGAAGGAAAAAAATTTTTCATTGCAACAGGAAGAAGTAAAAACGAAATAAAAGGATTAGTACAAAGTTTTAATTTACATGAAACAAACTATATTACTCTAAATGGAGGAAGAGTTTATGATTTCAATTGGAAAGAACTTATAAGCTATGACCTTGAGCCTTTAGTAGTAGAAGATATATTAAGAGATAAAAATTTTAAATATAAAGATTTTATTCACTGCATATACAAGATAAAAGACCAAGAAGATAAGTTATATATAAACATAAACGATTTACAAAAGATAAATACAGAAGATAACCTCATTGACAAATCAAATAGGAAATTCGAAAATATAGAAAAATTTGAAGATTTTAAAAATATTGTTGCATTGATAATAAGCCATCAAGAAGAGAAATTATTAGAATATGAAAATATCTTATTACAAAAATATAAAGGTAATATTAATACTTTTCTCTCAAATCCCACAACCCTTGAAATAGTGAATATTGGAGCATCAAAGGGGAAAGCAATAAAAGTCATAACAAATAGATACAAAATAGACCTAAGTGAAGTTGTTGCATTTGGAAACGGATTTAATGATTTAGATATGCTAAGTACCTCTGGTAAAGGTATAATGACAGAAAATGCAAATGAAAAATTAAAAAAAGCATTACCTAATATTGAAGTGATTGCCCCAAGTTGGAATGAATCTGTTGCTCATTATATAAATAACAATATTTTAATAAATCCAATAAAGATTACAGAAAGTTAA
- a CDS encoding deoxynucleoside kinase, translating into MIVIEGLIGAGKTTLGNILSRELNIPFYSELNNEFTLSILDKFYKDKSRWAFPVQINFLNERFKLIKAIFRTKGGILDRSIYGDRVFATLLNEGGYMSDDEYRIYLDLLDNMLEHSQIPALMIYLDCSVDEAERRIKNRNRSFETGIPREYLDNLNTKYLSWYDNYNLSPKLRLEYDDINIFDDEHKNKLISLIKDKLVI; encoded by the coding sequence GTGATTGTAATTGAGGGCTTAATTGGAGCAGGAAAGACTACGCTTGGAAATATCTTGTCTAGGGAGCTTAATATTCCTTTTTATAGTGAGTTGAATAATGAATTTACACTATCTATTTTAGATAAGTTTTATAAGGATAAGTCTAGATGGGCTTTTCCCGTTCAGATTAATTTTTTAAATGAGAGATTTAAGCTCATAAAGGCTATTTTTAGAACTAAAGGAGGCATACTTGATAGATCTATTTATGGTGATCGTGTATTTGCTACTCTTTTAAATGAAGGTGGATATATGTCTGATGACGAATATAGAATATATCTTGATTTACTTGATAATATGTTGGAACATTCTCAGATACCTGCATTGATGATTTATCTTGATTGTAGCGTTGATGAAGCTGAACGACGAATTAAGAATAGAAATAGAAGTTTTGAGACAGGAATTCCTAGAGAGTACCTTGATAATCTTAACACTAAGTATTTGAGTTGGTATGATAATTATAATTTGTCCCCTAAATTGAGACTTGAATATGACGATATAAATATTTTTGATGATGAGCACAAAAACAAACTTATTTCTTTAATTAAAGATAAACTTGTAATATAA
- a CDS encoding tetratricopeptide repeat protein, which produces MLFFNIIVFLFGSTFILNSQGIVTNKDAQEEFKWALNSYNNGLYDDALLSLKKVLSFDPNNLDYHFWTGNVYYRLGYIEEALMEWRNLQSQGYKVAYLRQLISTIEQRRGIFLDHELGVERLIRVASLDNFIYRRPHGYQFTSLKADQYGGYYAVNFVGNEILHFDVNNNVDVLVKDGVSYLKSPYDVIELGGLLYVTLYSRDEIGIYDKTIGVKKGSIGKKGTKVGELLAPQYMTIDDRNYIYVSEWGNKRISKFDTEGNFILHFGVKTVGFMGLLGPTGVTYLNGNIYVADALKGSIEVFDTSGNHLYSAQTSIEGIEGLSSDVDGNNIIISSRYGVYKYNVLGKTFAKLLKADNIDSKISSSIIDVNNQIIVSDFNKAKISIYKSDVSIYDSLNVDIRRVIRDGDSKIYVELNVSSRNGLPVIGLKSENFAIANEAYYIVKPKVAYDVNLSNEMNIAIVFDKSLGMKKYEAEQIMGINTLIKKGKNKKFSFVNATSVPLIDNIESLLSTINKTNSLGSYDSTYVKTDVSLKLAGSELMSRSSKRAVLYFNNGALSRSAFDTYSIGTILNYYKNNDIRFYLILFGNSPIDPKLQYLVDETGGAVIPFSSYEGVSRVCDLMLEQKTGTYLLEYNYPGTQEPNGYFNLSVEINFNQQTGRGEFAYFVN; this is translated from the coding sequence ATGTTGTTTTTTAATATAATTGTTTTTCTTTTTGGAAGTACATTCATTTTAAATTCTCAGGGAATAGTTACAAATAAAGATGCTCAGGAAGAATTTAAATGGGCTCTTAATTCTTATAATAATGGACTTTATGATGATGCTTTGTTGTCTCTTAAAAAGGTTTTAAGTTTTGATCCTAATAACCTCGATTACCATTTTTGGACGGGTAATGTTTATTATAGATTGGGATATATTGAAGAAGCTTTGATGGAATGGAGAAATTTACAATCTCAAGGGTATAAGGTTGCATACCTTAGGCAATTAATCTCTACTATTGAACAAAGAAGAGGTATATTTTTAGATCACGAACTTGGTGTTGAAAGACTTATTAGAGTGGCATCCCTTGATAATTTTATATACAGGCGACCACATGGATATCAGTTTACGTCTTTGAAAGCAGATCAATATGGTGGATATTACGCTGTTAATTTTGTAGGAAATGAGATTCTACATTTTGATGTTAACAATAATGTTGATGTTTTAGTTAAGGATGGTGTTAGTTATTTAAAGTCACCTTATGATGTAATTGAGCTTGGTGGATTACTTTATGTTACTCTTTATTCAAGAGATGAGATTGGTATTTATGATAAAACGATTGGTGTTAAAAAAGGTTCTATTGGGAAGAAGGGAACAAAAGTTGGCGAGCTACTTGCTCCTCAATATATGACTATTGATGATAGAAATTATATTTATGTAAGTGAATGGGGGAATAAACGAATAAGTAAATTTGATACTGAGGGTAATTTTATTTTGCATTTTGGCGTTAAAACAGTAGGTTTTATGGGGCTTTTAGGACCTACTGGTGTTACATATTTAAATGGGAATATTTATGTTGCTGATGCACTTAAGGGTTCTATTGAAGTTTTCGATACTAGTGGTAATCATTTATATTCTGCTCAAACTTCTATTGAGGGTATAGAAGGGCTTAGTAGCGATGTTGATGGAAATAATATTATTATATCTTCAAGATATGGTGTTTATAAGTATAATGTTTTGGGAAAGACGTTTGCTAAACTTTTAAAAGCAGATAACATTGATTCAAAAATTTCGTCTTCAATTATTGATGTCAATAATCAGATTATTGTTTCAGACTTTAATAAGGCAAAAATTTCGATTTATAAAAGTGATGTTAGTATTTATGATAGTTTAAATGTTGATATTAGACGAGTAATTAGAGATGGAGATTCTAAAATCTATGTTGAACTTAATGTTAGTAGTAGAAATGGATTGCCAGTTATAGGGCTTAAGAGTGAAAATTTTGCAATTGCTAATGAAGCATACTATATTGTTAAACCCAAAGTTGCTTATGATGTTAATCTTTCTAATGAGATGAATATTGCAATTGTATTTGATAAATCTTTAGGTATGAAAAAGTATGAAGCAGAGCAGATTATGGGTATAAATACCCTTATAAAGAAGGGGAAGAATAAGAAATTTAGCTTTGTAAATGCAACGAGCGTGCCTTTAATAGATAATATTGAGAGTTTATTAAGCACTATTAATAAGACAAATTCTCTTGGGTCTTATGATTCAACTTATGTGAAGACAGATGTGAGTTTAAAGCTTGCAGGTTCTGAACTTATGTCAAGGAGTTCAAAGAGAGCTGTTCTTTATTTTAATAATGGAGCTTTAAGTCGTTCTGCTTTTGATACATATTCTATAGGCACTATTTTAAATTATTATAAAAATAATGATATTAGGTTTTATTTGATATTGTTTGGAAATAGCCCTATTGACCCTAAATTACAATATTTGGTAGATGAAACTGGAGGAGCTGTGATTCCTTTTTCATCTTATGAGGGAGTATCTAGGGTTTGTGATTTGATGTTAGAGCAGAAGACGGGTACTTATTTACTTGAATACAACTATCCAGGTACACAGGAACCTAATGGATATTTTAATCTATCGGTTGAAATCAATTTTAATCAGCAGACAGGTAGGGGAGAATTTGCATATTTTGTTAATTAG
- the ychF gene encoding redox-regulated ATPase YchF has translation MALNAGIVGLPNVGKSTLFSSLTSTKAEIANYPFCTIEPNMGMVAIPDERLEKIVSLIVPKKTISAVMEFVDIAGLVKGASRGEGLGNKFLANIREVSVVVHVVRCFEDREVIHVDGDINPERDISTINTELCLADLDTVQKSILKNEKNTKSADKKVSENSKRIILMLKKLEKHLMDVRPAVEFVFDEFANEFIKSLNLLTIKKVIYVCNVDENSLCGNKYTDIVKDIALREGNDYLILCAKIEAELTEVDDLDERKEMLTSLGIEDSGLNNLIKKAYYTLGLRTYFTAGVQEVRAWTFIDGMKAPEAAGIIHSDFQRGFIKAEVYSYDDLLEFQSVQNLKEKGKLRLEGKDYLVKDGDIIFFKFNV, from the coding sequence ATGGCGCTTAATGCAGGAATAGTGGGATTGCCTAATGTAGGTAAATCTACTTTATTCTCATCTTTAACATCAACAAAGGCGGAGATTGCCAATTATCCTTTTTGTACTATTGAGCCAAACATGGGCATGGTAGCAATACCTGATGAGAGACTTGAAAAAATTGTAAGTTTGATTGTACCTAAAAAAACTATTTCGGCTGTAATGGAGTTTGTTGATATAGCAGGCCTTGTTAAAGGAGCTTCTAGAGGTGAGGGACTGGGTAATAAGTTTTTGGCTAATATTCGTGAAGTTTCTGTTGTTGTACATGTTGTTAGGTGTTTTGAAGATAGAGAAGTTATTCATGTTGATGGAGATATAAATCCAGAAAGAGATATAAGCACAATTAACACAGAGCTTTGTCTTGCAGATCTTGATACTGTACAAAAAAGTATTTTAAAGAATGAAAAAAATACAAAAAGTGCTGATAAAAAGGTTAGTGAGAACTCAAAGAGAATTATTTTGATGCTTAAGAAACTTGAAAAGCATTTAATGGATGTTAGACCGGCAGTTGAATTTGTCTTTGATGAATTTGCAAATGAGTTTATTAAATCTTTAAATCTTTTGACCATTAAAAAAGTTATATATGTTTGCAATGTTGATGAAAATTCTCTTTGTGGTAATAAATATACAGATATTGTAAAAGATATTGCTTTAAGGGAAGGTAATGATTATTTGATTCTTTGTGCCAAAATTGAGGCAGAACTTACTGAAGTTGATGATTTGGATGAGAGGAAAGAGATGCTTACTTCTCTTGGAATAGAGGATAGCGGACTTAATAATTTAATAAAGAAAGCTTATTACACTTTAGGTCTTAGAACCTATTTTACTGCTGGTGTTCAGGAAGTTAGAGCTTGGACTTTTATTGATGGAATGAAAGCTCCAGAAGCTGCGGGGATAATACATAGTGATTTTCAGAGAGGTTTCATTAAAGCAGAAGTGTATTCATATGATGATTTGCTTGAATTTCAGAGTGTGCAGAATTTAAAGGAAAAGGGGAAACTTAGGCTTGAGGGGAAAGATTATTTAGTAAAAGACGGCGACATAATTTTCTTTAAATTTAATGTTTAA
- the glpK gene encoding glycerol kinase GlpK — MKYILSIDQGTTSSRAIVFDKNANIKGLAQKEFTQIYPQTGWVEHDPNEIWGSQLGVIAEALANARTFPSEIEAIGITNQRETTIIWDRSTGYPIYNAIVWQDRRTAPICDKLKAEGKDKIILQKTGLILDSYFSGTKIKWILDNVEGARERAEKGELCFGTVDTWLLWNLTKGKVHTTDYSNASRTLLLNIKTLEWDDELLQILDIPKAILPELKQSSEIYGKTDSSLFGSEIPIAGIAGDQFAATFGQACLKKGMAKNTYGTGCFATVNIGHEPVINDKNLLTSIAWRINNSTTYVLEGSVFIGGAVVQWLRDNLELFRKSSDAEALATSVNDNGGIYFVPAFVGLGAPHWDSYARGTIIGITRGTTKAHITRAALESIALQSFDVLTAMKNSIQNFEIHEVRVDGGASQNDLLMQFQADILQCNVVRPKITETTALGAAYLAGLAVGYWESAEEITNLWQSDKIFEPSMEKSKRENLIYNWNKAIDRAKAWIK, encoded by the coding sequence ATGAAGTACATCCTATCTATTGACCAAGGTACAACTAGTTCAAGAGCAATAGTATTTGACAAAAATGCGAACATAAAAGGACTCGCACAAAAAGAATTTACACAAATTTACCCACAAACCGGTTGGGTTGAACATGACCCTAATGAAATATGGGGATCTCAATTAGGAGTTATAGCAGAAGCATTAGCAAATGCAAGAACTTTTCCCAGTGAAATTGAAGCAATTGGAATCACAAATCAACGAGAAACCACAATTATTTGGGACAGAAGCACAGGATATCCAATTTACAATGCAATAGTCTGGCAAGACAGAAGAACAGCACCAATTTGCGATAAACTTAAAGCAGAAGGAAAAGATAAAATTATTTTACAAAAAACAGGTCTTATATTAGATTCTTACTTTAGCGGTACAAAAATAAAATGGATACTAGATAATGTTGAGGGAGCAAGAGAAAGAGCGGAAAAGGGAGAATTATGTTTTGGAACAGTAGACACTTGGCTACTATGGAATCTTACTAAGGGTAAGGTACATACTACAGACTATTCTAATGCATCAAGAACTTTACTTTTAAATATCAAAACACTTGAATGGGATGACGAGCTTTTACAAATATTAGACATACCAAAAGCAATTTTACCCGAACTTAAACAAAGCTCTGAAATATATGGTAAAACTGATTCTTCTCTATTTGGATCAGAAATCCCTATTGCAGGAATTGCTGGTGACCAATTTGCAGCAACATTTGGACAAGCATGTCTTAAGAAGGGAATGGCTAAGAATACCTATGGAACTGGATGTTTTGCTACTGTTAACATAGGTCATGAACCCGTTATTAATGACAAAAATCTTTTAACCTCAATTGCATGGAGAATAAATAATTCAACAACCTATGTCCTTGAAGGAAGCGTTTTTATTGGAGGAGCTGTAGTTCAATGGTTAAGAGATAATTTAGAACTATTTAGAAAAAGCTCTGACGCAGAAGCGTTAGCAACTTCCGTAAATGACAATGGAGGAATTTATTTCGTGCCAGCATTTGTAGGTCTTGGTGCACCTCACTGGGATTCCTACGCTAGGGGCACAATTATTGGAATCACAAGAGGAACAACTAAAGCACATATTACAAGAGCTGCACTTGAAAGCATCGCACTACAAAGTTTTGATGTATTAACAGCAATGAAAAATTCTATTCAGAACTTTGAAATACATGAAGTAAGAGTTGACGGAGGAGCTAGTCAAAATGATTTACTCATGCAATTTCAAGCTGATATTTTACAATGTAATGTTGTTAGACCAAAAATTACAGAAACAACTGCTCTTGGAGCTGCTTATCTTGCAGGTCTTGCTGTGGGCTACTGGGAAAGTGCTGAAGAGATTACAAACCTCTGGCAATCAGATAAAATCTTTGAGCCTTCAATGGAAAAAAGCAAAAGAGAAAATTTGATTTATAATTGGAATAAGGCTATTGATAGAGCAAAAGCTTGGATTAAATAA
- a CDS encoding bactofilin family protein, with translation MSPDIRDDYKWDCRLDASLIFRGKLKFEGALYLDSSFEGEISSRRGILFIGKNSKVITDVITCDTLIIEGILKGNVNASNKVYLNSGCKIYGDIKTKKIFINDNIVFDGKCEMIKSNESIDLFAFTVSQIKDTFQ, from the coding sequence ATGTCTCCTGATATTAGAGATGATTATAAGTGGGATTGCAGGCTGGATGCAAGCTTAATTTTTAGAGGAAAGTTAAAGTTTGAAGGTGCTTTATATCTTGATTCGTCTTTTGAGGGTGAGATATCTTCTAGGAGAGGAATACTTTTTATAGGGAAAAACAGTAAAGTTATTACAGATGTTATAACTTGCGATACATTGATAATTGAAGGAATTTTAAAGGGAAATGTAAATGCCAGTAATAAGGTTTATTTAAATAGTGGTTGTAAGATATATGGCGATATTAAGACAAAAAAAATATTTATTAATGATAATATAGTCTTTGATGGTAAATGTGAGATGATTAAATCTAATGAGAGCATAGATTTGTTTGCTTTTACAGTTTCACAAATAAAAGATACTTTTCAATGA